From the Solanum stenotomum isolate F172 chromosome 4, ASM1918654v1, whole genome shotgun sequence genome, one window contains:
- the LOC125862025 gene encoding cation/H(+) antiporter 18-like codes for MDHHCPSPMKATSNGIFQGDNPLDFALPLAILQICLVLVVTRGLAFLLRPLRQPRVIAEVIGGILLGPSALGRNKGYLNAVFPPKSITVLDTLANIGLLFFLFLAGLELDVKSLRQSGKKVLAIAVTGITLPFALGIGTSFILRGTINKGVNATAFLVFMGVALSITAFPVLARILAELKLLTTDVGRMAMSAAAINDVAAWILLALAIALSGDNLSPVVPLWVFLCGCGFVIGAYLIVPPIFKWISQRCHEGEPVDELYICATLAAVLAAGLVTDVIGIHAMFGAFVIGVLLPKEGPFAGELVEKVEDLVSGLFLPLYFVSSGLKTNVATIQGIQSWGLLVLVIFTACFGKIVGTFIVSLLWKIPKNEALALGFLMNSKGLVELIVLNIGKDRKVLNDQTFAIMVMMALFTTFITTPLVLAVYKPAKMLSKGDYKHRRIERKNPNTELRILTCFRSSRNIPSVINLLEASRGTERGERLSVYAMHLMEFTERPSAILMVHKARHNGLPFWNKGQRSANHVVVAFEAFQQLSQVSVRPMTSISSLSDMHEDICITAEKKNIAMIILPYHKNLRLDGSFESTRPDFHLVNRRVLEHASCSVGIFVDRGLGGTSQISASNVSFSITVLYFGGHDDREALAYGTRMAEHPGVELTVIRFLVESDSSEEIVTIHTEGTSAATLVSADEEFLAAFRTSISDDSSIKYEEKTVRNVSETITILRDYSRCSLFLVGRRPDGVVPLALSQRTDCPELGPVGSLLTSPEYATTASVLVVQQYYDNLYANSSQQRDVASVPEN; via the exons ATGGATCATCATTGTCCATCTCCAATGAAGGCTACGTCTAATGGCATTTTTCAAGGTGATAATCCCCTGGATTTTGCACTTCCGTTGGCCATTTTACAGATATGTTTAGTTCTTGTCGTCACGAGAGGTCTTGCCTTTTTGCTGCGTCCGCTACGACAACCACGTGTAATTGCTGAAGTTATT GGAGGTATATTGCTGGGACCATCAGCTCTTGGTCGAAACAAAGGTTATTTGAATGCAGTATTCCCACCGAAGAGCATCACCGTCTTGGACACTTTGGCAAACATTGGTCTCCTGTTCTTTTTATTTCTAGCTGGCTTAGAACTAGATGTCAAGTCATTGCGTCAGAGTGGGAAAAAAGTCCTTGCCATTGCTGTTACAGGAATTACTCTTCCGTTTGCTTTGGGAATCGGCACTTCATTTATTCTTCGAGGAACTATAAATAAAGGTGTAAATGCTACCGCATTTCTTGTATTCATGGGTGTAGCGCTTTCCATAACTGCATTTCCTGTTCTGGCACGCATTTTGGCTGAGCTGAAACTCTTAACTACTGATGTTGGGCGAATGGCCATGTCTGCGGCAGCAATTAATGATGTGGCAGCTTGGATTTTACTTGCACTTGCCATTGCCTTATCTGGTGATAATCTATCTCCTGTTGTGCCACTTTGGGTTTTCCTCTGTGGTTGTGGTTTTGTCATTGGCGCCTATCTTATTGTGCCACCAATTTTTAAATGGATTTCGCAACGTTGCCACGAAGGTGAACCTGTGGATGAGCTGTATATATGTGCTACTTTAGCTGCTGTACTTGCAGCTGGACTTGTCACTGATGTTATTGGGATTCACGCGATGTTTGGGGCTTTCGTCATTGGAGTTCTACTTCCAAAAGAGGGTCCATTTGCAGGTGAACTGGTTGAAAAAGTTGAGGACCTTGTATCTGGTCTTTTCCTCCCATTATACTTCGTCTCAAGTGGTCTAAAAACGAACGTTGCTACAATCCAAGGTATACAATCATGGGGTTTGCTAGTTCTGGTCATCTTTACAGCTTGTTTCGGGAAGATTGTTGGTACTTTTATAGTTTCCCTTCTCTGGAAGATTCCCAAAAATGAAGCTCTTGCTCTTGGATTTCTTATGAACAGTAAGGGACTAGTGGAACTGATTGTCCTTAATATTGGTAAAGATCGAAAG GTATTGAATGATCAGACTTTTGCTATCATGGTTATGATGGCTCTCTTCACGACCTTTATCACCACACCCCTGGTTCTGGCTGTTTACAAGCCAGCGAAAATGCTAAGCAAAGGCGACTATAAACATAGAAGAATAGAAAGGAAAAATCCGAATACTGAACTGCGAATACTAACCTGCTTCCGTAGTTCTAGAAATATTCCATCGGTCATTAATCTCCTTGAGGCCTCACGTGGAACCGAGAGGGGAGAAAGGCTTTCTGTATACGCAATGCATCTCATGGAGTTCACGGAGAGACCATCAGCTATCTTAATGGTACACAAGGCTAGACATAATGGCTTGCCCTTCTGGAATAAAGGTCAGCGGTCAGCTAACCACGTTGTTGTGGCGTTTGAGGCTTTCCAACAATTAAGTCAGGTCTCTGTGCGGCCAATGACATCAATCTCATCACTCTCTGACATGCATGAAGATATTTGCATTACTGCTGAGAAGAAAAATATAGCAATGATAATTTTACCATATCACAAGAATCTGAGGCTTGACGGCTCATTTGAATCAACTCGACCTGATTTTCACTTGGTTAACAGAAGGGTTCTTGAACATGCTTCATGTTCAGTGGGGATATTTGTTGATCGCGGACTTGGTGGTACTTCACAGATATCTGCAAGTAACGTTTCCTTCTCTATTACCGTTCTATACTTTGGGGGCCATGATGATCGTGAAGCCCTTGCTTATGGGACTCGTATGGCTGAGCATCCAGGAGTCGAGTTAACAGTCATTCGCTTCCTAGTGGAGTCAGATTCCTCAGAAGAGATAGTAACAATACATACAGAAGGCACCTCTGCTGCAACATTAGTCTCTGCTGATGAGGAGTTTCTCGCTGCTTTCAGAACGAGCATATCAGACGACAGTTCCATCAAATATGAAGAGAAAACTGTTAGAAATGTGTCGGAAACAATTACTATCCTACGTGATTACAGTCGATGCAGTTTGTTTCTGGTTGGTCGAAGGCCTGATGGCGTAGTACCTCTTGCATTGAGCCAGAGGACTGATTGTCCTGAACTCGGACCAGTCGGGAGTTTGTTGACTTCACCGGAATACGCCACAACAGCATCAGTCCTGGTGGTGCAACAGTATTATGATAACTTATATGCAAATAGTTCACAACAGAGGGATGTAGCATCAGTTCCAGAGAATTAA
- the LOC125862034 gene encoding uncharacterized protein LOC125862034, protein MGSTNLESNKLEMYQFGPFEEDEGFQIGFLIGQRFSKLIQNRLSTDLILQNQLLPFAQLQNSQTLIHTLSQTNKNKFPNYWNELKGIAQGSGVPFLNILLLNFRKEILPFIPKTEEYPKDEDINDDCSDILVVSNSMAVAVHNEDANVALVGHTYLVKVKLSNGTTFTAYTYAGELPSCAFGFNNHGVAFTLNSVPPCEEEIVGGAIGRNFVSRDLLEATSIEDALARIQSSEASVGHSYNLIDTRTRRILNVETASRNRISVHEIGETPFFHANMYLHLQVKQAQDENSLSRQTRASSLAKESKSDFLALVGDMNNEKYPIYMTGPLLYTLCTAVIDLDEKILTIIEGNPKEKQESYVFSLS, encoded by the exons ATGGGAAGCACAAATTTGGAATCCAACAAGTTAGAAATGTATCAATTTGGCCCTTTTGAAGAAGATGAGGGTTTCCAAATTGGGTTTTTGATAGGCCAGAGATTCTCCAAATTAATACAAAACAGGTTATCTACTGACcttattcttcaaaatcaactACTCCCTTTTGCTCAACTCCAAAATTCCCAAACACTTATAcatactttgtctcaaacaaACAAGAACAAGTTCCCTAATTATTGGAATGAACTCAAAGGAATTGCTCAAGGAAGTGGTGTACCCTTTCTCAAT ATTTTACTATTGAATTTTAGGAAAGAAATATTGCCTTTCATTCCAAAGACAGAGGAATATCCCAAGGACGAAGACATTAATGATGACTGTTCTGATATTCTTGTTGTTAGTAATTCCATGGCTGTGGCAGTTCATAATGAGGATGCAAATGTTGCTCTTGTTGGACACAC TTATTTGGTTAAGGTGAAATTATCTAATGGAACAACATTCACTGCTTACACATATGCTGGAGAACTTCCAAGTTGTGCATTTGGATTTAATAATCATGGAGTG GCTTTTACATTGAACTCAGTACCACCATGTGAAGAAGAGATAGTAGGTGGTGCAATTGGTAGAAACTTTGTGTCCAGAGACCTGCTTGAAGCAACTAGCATTGAGGATGCTCTGGCT AGGATTCAGTCATCAGAAGCTTCAGTAGGGCACAGCTATAATTTGATAGACACAAGGACTCGAAGGATTTTGAACGTTGAAACTGCATCAAGAAATCGAATTTCAGTTCATGAAATCGGAGAAACTCCATTCTTCCATGCTAACATGTATCTGCATCTTCAAGTAAAGCAG GCACAAGATGAGAACTCTTTGAGCAGGCAAACAAGAGCATCTTCTTTAGCAAAGGaatcaaaaagtgattttttagCACTTGTTGGTGACATGAACAATGAGAAGTATCCTATTTACATGACAG GTCCATTGTTGTACACACTTTGCACAGCTGTGATAGATTTGGATGAAAAAATTCTAACAATTATAGAAGGGAATCCGAAGGAAAAACAAGAATCATATGTCTTCTCATTGTCCTAA